DNA sequence from the Camelus dromedarius isolate mCamDro1 chromosome 24, mCamDro1.pat, whole genome shotgun sequence genome:
gctgcttttgcttTGAGTTAAGAATGTTGCCTgcagcctgaaatatacaagataagccattctcaaggctctgacttttaagggtataacacttttccatttacatagagataaaaagttgcagaacagagaataacatttgtcttgttttacAGGAACATCACCACCAGACCTATGGGGACAGCTGCGAGAACAAAGCGTTCTCACATCCCCTCCAGGGTCTGGACTGCTCCGAGAAGTTTGCAATGACCAGCCCCccacttttaatataaaagaagcctgaactcTAACTCGGGtgagatggttctccaggacattagtctgccatcctctctgtctgctggctttctgaataaagtcggtATTCCTTGCCCAAACACCTTGTCTCcggatttattggcctgtcgtgtagCGAGCAGAATGcatttggacttggtaacacaaGCACTCAATAAACGTTAGCCTATATgtgcttgtttttgttgtttgggtGGGGCCACGAAGCTGCCAGCCACTCAGCCTTCTAGAGACCCTCCCCTAGCCTTGCTATGTTGCTAACAATGCCGGCAGCCCTGATGCCCTTGTGTACAAGGACTAGGGGGCACGTCAACCCTGCCCGCTCCGACCTTTGCGTCCAGATGGCTTTCCTTCATCGAGGCTCTCTTATGAGCTGCTTTTCGATGCACACTGATGGGCAAAGGAGCTCTTTTCCAGGCCAGCTGACAGTGTGTAGTGTGAAAAGGTTagagtggggaggtgggagatAAGGCATGTGTAATGGAAACCGTGAGCTCCAGAGCTGGGCGGTAGTGGTCTGACCGTGGTCCTCCCTCAGGATCCACGCTGGAGTCATAAGTGCTAAATGGGGACGCTGTGTCCATCCTGTCTGCAGCACTCCTCCTGGCAGGAACCACTCTGCCCAACCCTTGGGCTTCTGGGTGGGACTGTGAATCATGATGCTCCTGCCCCTAGAAGATGGTCACATGATCCAGGACGGCCAACCAGAGAGCCCCAACCACTTGGTGATGTAATTCTAGCAAGGGGCATGTGACCCAAACAGGGCCAATCAGATTTCTTCTTTCAGATTAGCCTATGGATTTTGGGAGAGGGGTGCTCTCTCTAGCTCTCCCAGGCTTGCTAGGCCAGGAGGAAACAGGCCTGAGACCTTTGCCTGTCATGGAGACAGAGCCTGAAAACCAGAAGCAGGCAGCGGTAATAGATTGGTAAACGCAGAGTACTGCTGACAGGTAACCTCCCAGCTCCTGGATACAGCCATGCCTGGAGCCAGCCACCCAGAACTCCTTGTGTCTGTGAGCCCTTTTTAGCTTAGACAGTCCTGGGTTAGTTTTCTGCAGCTTGAAGCTGAATGAGTAGAGACACTgtaagatttattgagcacttgccttgtgccagacactgtgctaagaaTCCGATAAGCACTGATTCATTTCTGGTGAGACATGTCACCTCTTGGTGACTTCATCTGCTGGCATGTAACCTGGGTGTAATACAAGAATAGGACTGTTGGGAGACTTGTGAAGTAAAACGTACAAAGTGACTGGCATATAGTCCTCATGAAATGGTAAACATTTTCTTCAGACTGGGGAACTCTGTGGTTGGCATCTTTGGATGAACTTTTTGGAGTAATTGCCTGTTTCCCAAAGTACAATTGCAGAACCAGCAGGTGAGCCCTTGTTAAGGCCCTCAACACACAGCGCCAGACTGCTCTCCAGAAACACGCCAATGGTATTAGTTATCTGCTGCTGTGTAACAGGtcaccacaaatttagtggctgaaATGAGCACACATCTATTATCTCACCATTTCCGTGAGTCGGGAACCCGGACATGGCTTGACTGGGTCCTCTGCTTCAGTCTTTCATGAGGCTGCAATCAAgttggcagctggggctggggtctcatTTGAAAGCTTGGCTGGGGCAGGATCTCATTCCAAGCTCATTCATGTTGTTGGCGGAATTCAGTTACTCCAGAGCTGTTTACTGAGGGCCTTAGAGGGTCATGTACAGTTGCTGGACATGTTGGCCTTTCCAGTATGAAGTGTGCAAGCTGAGAAGGCAAACAGAGAAAGTCTACCAGCAAGATGGAAATCACAATCTCATATAATCACAGAAAAGACATCCCATCACCTTTGCTGCATTCTACTGGTTAGAGGCCATTTGCAGGTCCCACCCACACTCGTGAAGAGGGGCATTACACAAGAGTGTGATCACCAGGAGGCGCGATCACTGGGGAACACAGctcttttcttttatgaattgtgCTCTTCGTGTTTTGCCTGGGAACTCTTGCTTAACCCAAGGCCACAGGATTTCCTCCTAAGTTCTCTACTTTTATAGCTTTAGTTTTTACACTTACATCTGCAATCCATATAGAGCTTGTTTTTATATTTGGTGCAAGGCTGGATTGAGCTTTATTTTTGGAAACGATGTCCAGTTGAGTGATGTAAGTATAGCTGAAGGGAAAACCCTGTACACAGTATGATTACAATTCCAATAATTAGATCTTACATTTTGTGAGTGGTTATTATGTGGAAGGCTCTAGCTAAGCATTTCACCTGCATTATTCCATTTGCTTCTCACTGTAAACGGATGAAGAAGGAACTAGTTAAATGTCTTCCCAGGGCTATGCATATGATCAGTTAGCACCCACCCTCGACTGACCCATGACCTGTGACGTAATCTGTTAAATGAGGAAAGCAAGGTATAGCATACACTGCCCTTTGTGCAAAAAGAAATACACGcagagacacacatacacatgtgtacaAAACCATGTTTACTCGCACAAAATGTCTCtggaaagatacaaagaaattgCTAAGTGTGATTCCCTCCGGGGAAGGGAGCCTGGTGATTGCAATCAGGAGAGGAAGGGATACTTTTTACGGTATTGCATCCTGCaccttttgaaatttaaaacttgtgTATTTCACAACTTGCGTCAATATTACCTGCACAAGGAATACATAGAgttggagaaaaatcaaagaactccTGGTGGTCTGCCTTCAAAGTCTCTACTTTTGCCCATCAGCCTGGCTCTGTTTACCAGTCTACTGCTTCACCTGTCCTGGCCCTGATATTCCTACCTGTTACCTGCAGATGCTAACAGCACCTCTCTCATAGAACTGCTGTGGGGACTGAGACTAAGCATGTAAGACACTCAGTGCAGGGCCTTGCACCCCGAGAAAGCTTAATAGATGCTACGACAGTGACTTTATTcacagaaaaaagatgaaaaagaaatgcatgtGACAGGTTAATAGAGGTTTCCCTGGCTGTTGGATAATaagcaacttaattttttttcccttttccccaagattaaaatgaaaaagttacaCGTTATTTTTATACTAAACTTGCCACTCCTTCCTGGCCCAGCCTGTCCCAAGAGTCTCTGATTGCACGTTCTCTGGGCGATTGTCTTCAGACTTTAAGTAACAGCTGAAGTTGCATAAGGCCAGGCCTGTCTGGCCTGTGTCTAGACGCCTTATTTCCCTCGGTTGTTGTAGAAATGAGATACTTCCTAACACTGGAAAGATGTTTCTGAATAAAACTCCAGGGCCCGGGAGAAGAAtggaaggggacagggagggtaCGTGCTTACTTTAATAGGCATTGGTTATGCCCATTTTTCAGACGGGAGAAAGGTGCTGCAGAGGTTTGAGACAGTCAGGTGAGTTGGGGACTGGGGATAAATGGCTGAACTGTTGAAGCTTCCAGCTAAGCTGCTATTTCTGTCTCGATGATGTGGAACCACAGGGGGAAGTGGCTTGGCGTTTTGGGGTCATCAACTACCCAGTTTCCTTCCCCTGTGTTGCACGTGTAGATGCTGCTCTGGGGAGCAGGGTGGAAAGTGCGGCCCCAGAATGCCCTCAGTGCCCTATTTATGCCCCAGCTGCAAATGCAGTTTGGCCTGGGCACCCTCTGTTGGAAAGCCTCCTTTCACTGGCTCTGGACCTAAACCCTCTTGCCTTTCGTAGCACAGCAGAGACCAGACCATGCACTTGGGGATCAGGTAAACCCACTTTACAACCCTTCCCCTTTTGTGACTTTGGATAAGTTACTTTACCTTCCAAGCCCCAGTTCCCTCATCTCTAATGTGGGGGTGATAGCGAGCCCCTGTCTTTCGGGGTTCGTGCTGGGCAGAATCATGGTCCCCTAAAGGTGTCCGAGtcctaatccctgaaacctgtgacTGTGTTACTTTCCATGGCAAAGGGGACccgcagatgtgattaagttaagtaTCTTGAGGTAGGGAGATTTTCCTGGATTACTAGCATGTGCTCAATGTGgtcagtgtccttataagagggagacaAGGGGGTCAGAGAGACAAGGTACAAGGGCAGAAGCAGAAGTCAGAGACGAGGGAAGAGGTTCCACTGCtgcctttgaagatggagggaggggttATGAGCCAacgaatgcaggtggcctctagcagctggaaaaggcaaggaaaggggTCCTCCTGCAGAACCTCCAGAAGGAGcagagccctgcccacaccttggcTGTAACCCAGGGAACCtgacttcagacttctgacctccagaaccgaGAGAATAAACctgtgttgttctaagccacccaATTTATGATAACTTGGCGGCCACAGGAAACTCACGCAGGGTTGCTGGGTAGATGAAATCTCACCACCACGACAAGGTGTGACGCAGAGTGACTGGGTGGAGGCAAGAGTGGGGACTATCTGAATACCCTGCTTTGTAAGCCAGCCTTCTGCAAATGGCAGTTGTCATCAAACAGACTAGGATCTTGACCTGCTTCTGTGACTCTGTGCGCTGCACTGTGTTGTACGTAGTTGTGTgtattcctttcctcttctgtgtCTCCCCGGAAGCTGTGATGTcctcagaagaggaagaggacctTCTCCTGTTCCTGCTGTATCCTTcacgcctggcacacagtaggggctcaaGAAATGAGAGCTTCAGAGTCAGAGCAGAGATGCCCCTCGCCTTGTCTTTTGCGAGGGCTTGCAGGACGGTGCTCTTTCTTTTCTGGGTCCTGCTTCGCTCCTCTGTGAGGTGACTGGGCTGATGGTATGTTCCCTCCCAGCTCCACAATTCCAGAGCCTCCGCCCCTCCCACAGGCCGTGCGGAGCTGCTGTACGGAGAGGGACCAAATCTGTCTCTCCCGGTTGCAGGGCCTGGCTGGGGAACAGAGTGATAGTGGCCCCAGCAATGGGCAATTTCAAGAGAACATGATCTCAGAGATCTGGCTGGTCCCAGATTCATCCCTTCTGATGTCCAGAATCTCTATCAGTGAATCTCTAGCCTGGGCTTTGCTTGCCCCAGCCTTGGAGGGCCGTGGGGAGCTGGCTGGAGGCTGGCACTGGGAACTGATGTGGCAATTCGGGCACTAACGACCTGGAGAGACGCTGTCTCCCCGGGAGCTGCCAATGCCTGGGGCAGGCTGGCTGCTATCTGCAGCGCTGGAGCAGGCGAAGAGGTCAGACCGAGTTGTTTAGATTCAGACCTGGGTAGTGGTAACAGctcagagctgggactcaggcctgggtttgaatgcCAAGTCCATGCCTTATTAGCTATGTGAACCTACTGGATCAAACTCTGAATCAGATTTTGTAAAACAGAGACCCACAATAATAGCTGGAGCGAACATTTATACTGGCTGTTTTCTATGAGTTACCCGGGACTCTGCTCACAACTGCACCGTCTTGACTCTAGGTCATGTCCTTGCAATAACAAGGGCAGGATGATCTCATGCCTTCtccacagatggagaaacttAAGGAGGCTTTGGACCTGGCCTGAGGTCCTAGGCTAGGAAAGGCTGCAGGTGTGCTATGAATCCGGGCAGTCTGCATCCAGAACCAGAGACCCCCAGCCCTCTCAACTGCAACCACCTCCCAGGATCGCTGTGTTAATGACGTGGGATGATGGACACCATGGTGTCCGACACAGGGCAGACACCCACTCTCAGTCAGCAGCGCCGTTGTGGTAACTAACATCCTTGTCACCTCCACCACCGCCACACCACCATTTTCGACATTTTCTGAACTcttccctttctgtttcttttgttcatGCCTGGGTAAGTCTGACCTAGGCTTTTACAAACCTGCACATCTGTATCtgtttacacacatatatattcaataGTTTTTAGTATTTCTCCAGAGTTGTGCCACTATCACCATGATCTAGTTTTAGAACATTTGCTTTACCCCTAAAAGCAGCCTCATGCCCATCTACAGTCAATCCCCATTCCCCTGaccctcacccctcctcctccagcaaccttgatggttaattttatgtgctaACTTGACTGACCATGAGGTGCCCAGATGAAACATTATTTCCGGATACGTGGGTTAGGCTGCTCCCGGATGAGATTAGCATGTTACGAGGGTAGATCTCAGGTTAAGTGTTCTtacagcaaaataaaagcaaaacaatagCAGCAGCAGAACAGCACAGGGACACAAGGAAACTCTGGAGGTGATGAGTATGCTTGTCACCTTGACCGCGGCGATGGTAATAcaagtgtgtatatgtgtctaAACTCACCGAATCGTATACATTACTTCTGTGCAGTTTTTTGTATACGAACTGTACCAGTTATATGTGGGTGGGGGCGCATATGTATCTCACAGGATCGATGTGAAGATTCAGAAAGGAACTCTGATGTGCCTGCCATGCTGTAATGATGCAGCAGGTAAGCTGTGGCAGGAACAGAGTCccagaagagaactttcaccagcccccctcacagatgaggaaacggcgGCTCAGAGAGCGAAAGCAATCAGTTCAGATCTTTCGGGAAGGCAGCGGTGCTGGGACCCAGGCACGCCGGCTCCTCGTCCGAGCTCTCTCCTACCGCACTGCTCCTAGAAGCAGCTTCTCTCTGGTCGAGGGATTTTTATTCCGATCTGGGAAGAGGTTCCCTGATGTACTGAAAGGGCAGCTCAGCCTTCATCTCTTGGCATCACGCCAGGGGTATAATGGAAAATTAGACCAGTGGGTTACCGATCCCTTCTCATTCTAAGCTAATGACATCATGTAGGATATGATGAATGGCAGCCAGCCCCTCTAGAAGTCTCTAATAGACAGATGGAGGCTTTGCACTTAGATGGTTATGCACCGGTCAGGTCCGTGGAGTCCAACTGGCCAGCAGAACAGCATGACCTCATGAGACTTAATAAACAGAGGTTACTTCTCTCCAGTGTGGTGATCTTAATAACTGTACAGATATCCTGGCTATATGTCTAAAACCCTGAGTTGGTTCCTTACGATTTTGCCACACAAAATAAGCTCTGTGCTTGCAAAAAGAGTCTTTTGGGAAGGATTCATTTATTGAATCAACAAATCTTCATTACAGATCTACTGTGTTTCCTGCACTAACTGAAAAGCCAAAGATATGCATTGGGTACCACCAACACAATCCCCATCTGCAGCACTTCACAAGGCATTCGGCTGCAAACACAGACAATCTTAAGATGGTGGCTTAAACAGATGggagtttatttttatcttctaacCAGAATTTCTGGGATAGGCAATTCAAGGGTGGGGCAGCTGTTTAATGATGCTATCAGAGACTCAGACtctgtatctttttgtttttgccaccCTCAAGGAGGTTTAGcctcatggttgcaagatggctgTTGTGCTTCCAGACATCACATCTACATTACAAGTGGACCAAAAGCCTTCTCCTCCCAGTGCCTGGTCTTTGTTATTGGGGGGGCCCCTCCCAACAGACTCTGCTTCTACCTCCTTGGCCAGAATTATGTCACGTAGCCACCACTGGCTGGAAGATATCTAGAAATGTGAAGGGGAAGGTAGACCAGAATGGTGTGGGATGAGCCATCCTATAGCATCTACCACATGGCCTAAATGTCCAAGGGAGCAGATGGACAGGTAGCAAATAACTTCATCATTAAATAATCATTAATTACTGTGAGGAGAGTCCCAGTGCTGAGACAGCACATGTCTTAGGTTGGGTTTCTTTTGAAGTAGACTCTGAGATCTGAGCTCAGAAGCTGTGTACCTAAGGAGATATGGTGGGGCATTAACCACACCTGAGCCACCATACATAAGATCCTTTAACCTAAGTTGGAGGTTAGCTAAGCCCTTTCTAAAGAAGTAGAGACCAGAAAAGTAGGGAGAAGAGTGTTCTAGTTAAAGGGAGCAGAatgtgcaaaggctcagaggtagGGAAGAACTTCACACGTTCAAGGCCTTGGTTTGTGTTGCTGGCAAGGCAATGAAACTCAATGCTTCCTAACAAAAGGTAACCTTTCTCCCTGATATCCTGACATCCTCCCTCCTTTCtactctccttctctttcttttaaatatttccccTTTACATTCTAGAAATGCACTCTCCCCCTTCTCAAAGCATTTCCCACCTATTCTGATAATAACTTTGGCATGACTCTGCATAGGTCACAAAGTACTTTTACATCCATCATCATCACACCCCCATTTTagtcaaggaaactgaggctcagagaaatagAGGCAATTGTAAGACGCTGATTTAAGACTCAAAACCAGCCTCTGGAATCCTGTTCAATGTCATTCTCCACCACTTGGGTACCCAGCGTGGTGCCTGGTGTGGTTTTAATCCTTAACACCGTGCTTTGTTTGGATTTTGCCTTGGGAGCCTTCAGGTTTTATCCTGTCTCTTCAGTTGGCTGGCTGAGTAATGATTGCATCCGATGTTTGATGtgctccaccctctccccagagTCATTGAAAAACattactttctgttctttttaaagagattGAGCATGATTCAGGTAGATTATACCAAAATCCTCAGGAAAAATAGAATGATCAAAGCCTACAAAGTTGTCTTTGCAAAGGGCTCTGGAAGAAGGTCCCCTTATGCAGACGAGGGAGGGGGGACGCAGCTGGGTGCAGGGGGCGGCTGCTGTTTCAGTCTGCCATCGCCCTGTCTCCTGGCTCTGGTCATAGCACCTCGGTTTTCCTTTGGGGAGCCAGCTACATTTGCCACATGaggacactcagttaaatttgaacttcagaccaaacaacaacaacaaaaacaacaatttaaaaagtataagtaTATCTCAAATATCGCCCGGGACACATTTACACTAAGATTTCAttccttgtttatctgaaattcaaagttAACTGGGTGTTTCGTGTTTTTATATGCTACGTCTGGCAGCCATGACACCTTATAGCTCAAATGGGTAGAGTGGGACCAATTCACCCTATCTTGGCTCCAGGAGCCGTAAGGTGATCCATGCTTGGCCAGTCAGTGCATCCCATCCCCATCACTCATAGAGGCTGGTTCGGAGACGGGGGATATGGGCTTCAGTTCTGGAAATCTGGCTTACACCAATTGAAAAAgagatttgttctttttgttgGGGTTGCTAAGCTGTGAAAGGCAGCTCTTGGGCTCCAACAAATGAGAAACTGAACAAGAATGAAGTCAAGGGAGGGAAAACAATtgagggatggagagaaaggcagaaagaagagatTAAACCTTAACGACATTAttaggggtcctggaaccagccTCACTGCATTTTACCTTCATCTAGGCTCCCTAATGTTGATGGAACAGTTGGGGACTGTCTTGATGGCGGTGCAATTGATGATAACAATAATGATGCGACCGAGTTGAAGGCGAAACCATCAGTGGGGATGGTTATGGGAGAGATCAATCTTAATCATGGTGGTGGTGGAAAGAGTGATGGAGTAGAAGGGTGTGTAAAATCAAGGGGAGGATATGTTCTTGCTGGTGATAGTTCTGTTCAGGGTGCTCCTGCTGCTGCTAATGAAGAGGAGGATGTCAGTGATGATGATAAAGAGGGTGTCCGCAGCAGAGTGGAGCGGCCGCCGGAGATGCCTGACGCTCTGTTCTGAGGAGCAGGCGGTGCGATGGAGCCAGCCAGgccaaagaaacagaagcagccAGAGCGTGAGGAAAAGCGGGTTTTGGGTCTGGTGTCGCTGCGCAGGGAGAACTGGGTTCCCACGACTGTGGAGGGACCACCCCCCAGAGATTCTGGCATTGCTCGGGTACCACTTGCTGGAGCAGCAGAAGGCCCTGCCCAAGGGGTCGGGGAGGCAGTGACCCCACAGGGAAGGGGTGCTGTGGCAGCCGCTGCACTTGCTGCTACCCCCAGCACCGCCTGAGCCCCAACTCGGCATCCCGCAGGATGCCGACTCCACCCAAGCTCTGGTTAATGATCCTCTCCACAATTCATCAACTTTTGGGTCTTGGTGCAATGCTTCCTTAAGACTATGTCACAAGAGTGCCAAGATTTAGATCTCTCAGCCATAAGGTCATCTTCCAGGGGCCCTGGCAGGGCAGCTCCGGGGGGTGGTCATCTCCATCTTCTAGAAGCTTCTTCCCTGTACTGCTTTCTGCCatatgattatgattattttcTCAACATTCCTTGCGTTGAAAAGGCTCGGAAGCCTACACCATACACTTCTTaagggcaggggctgtgtttGAGTTGTTTACGGCTATATTTGTAATATAAACTATAGTGTCTGTCACATAGTAGGCGCTCAAGAACTACTTCTCGACATAATGAAAGGTTttattgtggtggtggtgatggtagtaCTGGCGGTGGCAGTGAGGGTGAGGAACAAAGACTTTGGGGGTAGGGGTGATGGACTCAGAGGACCCGGCCTAGCCCATTGctttaaaaaagcttttataGAAACCAAATCTGTCTTTTCCCTCTGTAGCCAGCCTAGAAAAATCAATTGAAGGTGGATTTTGGAGGAAGGGTGATTGAAGCTGGAGGGAGAGGCTATTGAGGATTACCTCCAATCCTTAGGGGGACTGTTATGTCCATCCTGTCTGTCCTTCTTACTCCCCCAATTTGTGAGAAGGCCGCCCTCCCTTACCCACACCACCCAGTCTTTCGAACTCGGCCAGTGGGGAGCCCGGCGCTGTGCGCAAAGGAGGAGGGGGCGGATGGTTTGCTGTGCCGGGAGCCGCGGGAAGGGCGGCGGAGGGGACTCCTGGAGCACCGGGCGGGAAGAGGGAAACTGAGATCATGGTGTCGGGAGAGAGAGGGCTGGAGAGGAAAGGCAGAGGCCCAGCAAAGTAGGGAACAGCCGGGGGTTCGTGGAGAGtgaggggagggacaggagggagaaggggctgggggaaaGTGAGGAGCGGGCGTGAGAGGGTGCGCTTGGGCTGGGAGTGGAGGGCTGAGGTAGCGTTCAGGCTGGGttggggtctgagggaggagtCCTTGCAGGTCCTAGCGCGCAGGTGAGGGGCTGAGGGGCGGAGCCAGGGTCGAAGGGAGGGATCGCGGTCCAGAGGCCGGGGTTCCGACTCGAAGCTCGCAGGCGCCGGGAGCGGGGCTGGGTTGGGTTCCGGCTCGGCGATGCGGGTGCACCTGGGCGCGCTGGCCGGCGCGGCGGCGCTGACCGGGGCGCTGAGCTTCGCGCTCCTGGCAGCCGCCATCGGCACGGACTTCTGGTACATCATTGACACCGAGCGGCTGGAGAGGAGCAGCCCCGGGGTGCAGGACCCGGCAGGGGCCGCCAACAGCAGCCAGCTCGAACCTCTGAGCTCGCACTCCGGTCTCTGGCGGACCTGCCGGGGTAAGGATGCACCCAGGGACCCGAGGCGCTGGCGGCCAACGACCCTCGCGTGGCGCACGGCTGGCCTGGAACCTGTTGCTTGGCGcgcacccctcccccaagccccagAGCGCAAAACTCGGTGTGTGCGGCGGGAGAGGAAggtgggcagagggctggggctgccGTCGCCCTTCCGAGAGGGGCTCTAGCTCCTCCGCGCCCGCCCTCCGGCGTGGACCATCCAGGGCGGGTGAGGGCGAAGCCGCGGGCCGGGGTCCGGACTCCGGGGCCCGCGCCAACCGATTCCTCTGTCCCATCCAGTCCAGAGCCCGTGCGCGCCGCTGATGAACCCCTTCTGGCAGGAGAACGTGACCGTCAGCGACTCGAGCCGACAACTTCTCAGTGAGTCCCGGGAGGGTGGGATGAGGGAGAATCCGGGGTTGGGCACCAGTTTTGGGAGCTTTTCTCCAAAGAGCAGGCCGGGGCACGGCGGCGGGAGCTGCCGGGGCAGCTTCTGACACCGGCGGGGGGGAAATGGGGCTAGGGGCATGGGGCGCGGCCCTCATGCTCCACCTGTAACGTTGTGTGGTTGGGGATTCATTCGACAAACGTTGATTGC
Encoded proteins:
- the TMEM114 gene encoding transmembrane protein 114 isoform X2; this translates as MRVHLGALAGAAALTGALSFALLAAAIGTDFWYIIDTERLERSSPGVQDPAGAANSSQLEPLSSHSGLWRTCRVQSPCAPLMNPFWQENVTVSDSSRQLLTLVTLAGISIYIAYSAAAFREALCLLEEKALLDQVDIRFGWSLALGWISFVAELLTGAAFLVAARVLSLRRRQDQAI